GGGTCAGGGTCGGGTTGGTGTTGGCCGGCGACACCTGGGTGATGTTCGCCTTGGCCAGCACCGGCGCCACCGACTGGGCGACGCTCGAGTTCAGCGTGCCCACGACGGCCGCGACCTGCGGGTCGGAGGCCAGCTTGTTGGCCGCGTTGGCCCCGGTGGCGGGGTCGGCGGCGTCGTCCTCGGCGGCGAGGACCAGCTCGTAGCCGGATACGGTGCCCTTCTCGTTGGCCTGGCGGATGGCCAGGTCGACCGAGTTCTTGATGCCGAGCCCCAGCTCCGAGAGGTTCCCCGTCAGCGGCGCGACGACGCCGATCTTGACGGTCTTCGTCTCCTCGGCGGCGTCGCCGCCGCCGCTGTCGCGGCTGCAGCCGGCGACAACCAGGAGCAGCGCTCCGAGCACGGTGACCGACTGAAGGACTCTGCCCTTCAAGGTCATGTTCCTTCCTCCTGTCGCGAGCCCCGTTGGTTCTGGCGCCGACGACGGCCGGGGCTGCCGCTCGAGACGCACGATGACTCGCGACCCCAGCCACCGTCCGAGGGACGTCCCACCTAGGCTTCGGGCCAGGTCGCGACCGGCAAGACTCTACCGCAACAAGGGGCAGAGAGACACGCAGCGCCACCACGATGCGGCAGCTGGTTGTTCGCGGCGCCAAGCGGCGTTCTGGCTGGCGCCGCGACCAGCCTTTGACCGTGTTCCGACGCTTCTGGCCGTGACGGATCGGCACGACGACCTCCCCGTCACGGCCAGAACGTCTCTGGCGCGCTACGACGCGACAGGACCAGGCCCGCCTCCGCCGTCACCCTCGGCGAAGGTGCCCTCGGGACCTGCCGGTGCGGGCAGGTTGAGTGGCGGACCCGGGACCCTCTTGCCCGGAACGCCGTTCACCGACTCCGTCGAGTACGCGAAGGTCAGCATCGCGAAGGCGATGAGGTCACTGTTGACCTCGAGTGCGTGCAGGTTGATGTTCGCGAAGGTGTCGCAGGCCAGGTGGTAGCAGGGGTCGAACTGCTCGCCGGCCGTGCCGCCCCAGATGTCCTCCTGCTCCTCGGTCTTGACCTCCTCCGCGCCGGTGAAGAGGCCGCCGGACGGGATGCCGTTCTCGATGAATGCCTGGTAGTCGCTGCGACCGGAGAACTCGGTGTCGTCGTACGGCTCACCGATCAGGGTGTAGTAGGACTCGTACAGGTCTTCGATGGCCGTCGAGCCCTCCGGGATCGGCACGCCCTCCGGGGCCGGGAAGGTGGACTCGTCCGCGTCGTAGACCATGAAGATGTAGTTGGGCGAGCCCACCATGTCGTAGTTCATGTACAGCGCGATCCGGTCCCGCTCGGCCTGGGACAGCCCGGTCACGTAGTCCGTCGAGCCGAGCAGACCGATCTCCTCGGCCGCCCACCAGGCGAACCGCAGGGTGTTCTCCGGCTTGAGGTTGGCCATCATCAGGGCCGTCTCGAGGAGGGCGGCCGAGCCAGAGCCGTTGTCGTTGATCCCCGGGCCCTCGATGACGCTGTCGAGGTGGGCGCCGGCCATCACGACGTTGTCATCGTTCTTGCCCGGCAGCTCGGCGATCACGTTGAAGTCGGTGCGGACCTCGGGTGGGTCCACCTTGACGAACGCGGTCGAGCCTGGCTGGGACAGCGCGACGCCGTCCGCGAAGCTCGCGCCCACGACGGGGATGTTGTGCGTGATTGTCCCTGTCGTGCCGTCGGGGAGGGTAATGCTGGTCGCGTCCGCGACAATCAGGCCCTCGCGGTCAGGGGTGTCGCCCTGGTTGAAGATGATGACGGCCTCGGCGCCGGCGAGCTCGGCGTTGTGCGCCTTGTCCCCGAAGAAGCAGGTGCCGCGCTGGACCAGGGCGATGTCGGCATCGCCGCTCCAGTCGATGCCCGCGAAGTCGGCCGCCTCGCACCCGCTGGTTGAGGCCC
The sequence above is drawn from the Actinomycetota bacterium genome and encodes:
- a CDS encoding M28 family metallopeptidase, with protein sequence MPAALAAPADPCERQTNNTYRKLLECVTLDGVREHQAALQEIADNNDDPFYPGTRAAGTEGYDNSVEYVASLLKDAGYDVTLDPVEFEFNFPAELRQLTPIQATYETGVFTGSGSGTVEGQVIPVDINLTPPRASTSGCEAADFAGIDWSGDADIALVQRGTCFFGDKAHNAELAGAEAVIIFNQGDTPDREGLIVADATSITLPDGTTGTITHNIPVVGASFADGVALSQPGSTAFVKVDPPEVRTDFNVIAELPGKNDDNVVMAGAHLDSVIEGPGINDNGSGSAALLETALMMANLKPENTLRFAWWAAEEIGLLGSTDYVTGLSQAERDRIALYMNYDMVGSPNYIFMVYDADESTFPAPEGVPIPEGSTAIEDLYESYYTLIGEPYDDTEFSGRSDYQAFIENGIPSGGLFTGAEEVKTEEQEDIWGGTAGEQFDPCYHLACDTFANINLHALEVNSDLIAFAMLTFAYSTESVNGVPGKRVPGPPLNLPAPAGPEGTFAEGDGGGGPGPVAS